In Pelosinus sp. UFO1, one genomic interval encodes:
- the ftsH gene encoding ATP-dependent zinc metalloprotease FtsH, translated as MISSRFIFKRFKQLALKTSTPGLSIANLPMLFSLDDWLFIMRRIENGKWSNMSNAEKRAKLRNKHTNIITFKDVEGNDEAKQELKEILEFIKHPKKFSNLGARIPKGVLLYGPPGTGKTLLAKALAGEAGVPFLSISGSQFVEMYVGVGASRVRDLFKEGRKKAPCIIFIDEIDAVGRQRGAGVGGGNDEREQTLNQLLVEMDGFEANKGVFVVAATNRTDILDSALLRPGRFDRRIVVDRPDLMGRLNILKVHTRSKPLADKMDLEVLARRTPGFTGADLSNVVNEAAILAARQGKTCIEMHDMEEAVERVVAGPERKSRFINEKDKKLTAYHEAGHVLVAMLLRHADPIHRVSIIPRGQAGGYTLTLGKEDRYCLTRSEIFDQIKILLAGRASENLIFNETSTGVHNDLIQATELARKMVCEYGMSETLGPVALSRSKEQVFLGRDITLGPNNSQEMEYSIDKEIRQILENAYGKAEEIIKSNLDKLQLVATTLLEREKLDGEELRQLLGR; from the coding sequence GTGATAAGCTCCAGATTTATCTTCAAGAGGTTTAAGCAACTGGCGCTAAAAACCAGTACTCCAGGGTTGTCTATAGCCAATCTGCCAATGCTGTTCTCACTTGACGATTGGCTTTTTATAATGAGACGGATAGAAAATGGTAAATGGTCAAATATGTCCAATGCTGAGAAAAGGGCTAAATTGCGTAATAAGCATACTAATATCATTACCTTCAAAGATGTGGAAGGTAATGATGAAGCCAAGCAGGAATTGAAAGAAATTTTAGAGTTTATCAAGCATCCCAAAAAATTTAGTAATTTGGGTGCTCGCATTCCTAAAGGAGTTCTGTTGTACGGGCCTCCCGGCACAGGTAAAACATTACTGGCAAAGGCGCTGGCAGGTGAGGCAGGAGTACCTTTCTTAAGTATCAGCGGTTCCCAATTCGTAGAGATGTACGTTGGTGTTGGTGCTTCCAGGGTGCGTGATCTATTTAAGGAAGGCCGGAAGAAGGCGCCATGTATCATCTTCATTGACGAGATTGATGCAGTTGGGCGGCAGCGTGGAGCTGGTGTAGGTGGCGGAAATGATGAACGAGAGCAAACCCTTAATCAGTTGCTAGTAGAAATGGATGGATTCGAGGCTAATAAAGGTGTCTTTGTTGTGGCAGCCACCAATCGAACGGATATTCTCGATTCGGCACTTTTACGACCAGGACGGTTTGACCGCCGTATTGTAGTCGATCGACCAGATCTTATGGGGCGTCTTAACATATTAAAAGTGCATACTAGAAGTAAGCCCTTAGCAGATAAGATGGATCTTGAAGTCCTCGCCCGCCGTACACCTGGTTTTACAGGAGCTGACCTCAGTAATGTAGTGAACGAAGCTGCCATTCTTGCCGCGCGCCAAGGTAAAACATGTATAGAGATGCATGATATGGAGGAAGCGGTGGAACGTGTAGTGGCAGGACCGGAGCGTAAAAGCCGTTTTATCAACGAAAAAGATAAGAAACTTACTGCGTACCATGAAGCTGGTCACGTTTTAGTCGCAATGCTTCTAAGGCACGCTGACCCGATTCATAGGGTGTCTATTATTCCACGGGGCCAGGCTGGTGGATATACTCTTACTTTGGGGAAGGAAGATCGTTATTGTCTTACTAGGTCAGAAATTTTCGATCAGATTAAGATTCTGCTGGCTGGTCGAGCATCTGAAAACTTGATATTTAATGAAACGAGCACCGGAGTCCATAATGACCTAATACAGGCCACCGAGCTTGCACGTAAAATGGTCTGTGAATACGGTATGAGCGAGACCTTGGGACCAGTCGCTTTATCACGATCTAAGGAACAAGTTTTTTTGGGCCGTGATATTACTCTCGGCCCCAATAATAGCCAGGAAATGGAATATAGTATAGATAAAGAAATACGTCAGATACTAGAGAACGCTTATGGAAAAGCCGAAGAAATAATCAAATCCAATCTTGATAAGCTACAGCTGGTTGCAACTACCCTATTAGAACGAGAAAAGTTGGATGGTGAAGAACTTCGTCAGTTGCTAGGAAGATAA
- a CDS encoding MFS transporter: protein MFLINRNFLLLWSGQLVSQLGDKAYNIVLMWWLLEKTNSPIFVSSFLVVSMLPELLFGPVAGVYIDRWGKKKVLVVSDFIRGIIILMLAALYQSQLLEIWHIYVAALCISLCSAFFNPAIMSVIPVIVEKDKLQQANALSQMVVGAVSIIGPLLGASSIVLVGYIGGLIFNGISYIASGIAELFLCITTIKVQTKESVIYSLAQGFRFIRADVRVSVIVIVIAIVHVFVGSVVVIIPFLAQLLDGNGINNLGLLQAAIGGGMIVGAGYSSRYLRKNVSELYLFYAIMCMGLGILALGALQLLHAGLVEIYVFVCIIIGSCIAIASVLWRTIAQICIPVEISGRVFSVFSTTGNISLPISIGIFGVLLNYVAPGLLFSFAGGCLMVFGVVLLYSNRKNFGGTCKRKDLI from the coding sequence ATGTTCTTAATCAATCGGAACTTTCTTTTACTTTGGAGCGGTCAATTAGTTTCTCAATTAGGCGATAAAGCCTATAACATTGTGCTGATGTGGTGGTTGCTTGAGAAAACTAATTCGCCAATTTTTGTTAGCTCTTTTCTTGTTGTCTCAATGTTACCCGAGCTGCTTTTTGGCCCAGTGGCTGGTGTGTATATTGACCGATGGGGCAAAAAGAAAGTATTAGTGGTGTCTGATTTTATTCGGGGAATTATTATATTAATGCTTGCTGCTCTATATCAGTCGCAGCTTTTGGAAATATGGCATATTTATGTGGCAGCACTTTGTATTTCACTCTGTTCGGCATTCTTTAACCCAGCTATAATGTCTGTCATACCGGTTATTGTTGAAAAAGATAAGCTTCAGCAGGCAAATGCTTTGAGCCAAATGGTAGTAGGGGCTGTGTCGATAATTGGGCCATTGCTAGGGGCCTCGAGTATCGTCTTGGTGGGTTATATCGGTGGGCTTATATTTAACGGAATTTCCTATATCGCATCGGGAATTGCTGAGCTTTTTTTGTGCATAACCACAATCAAAGTTCAAACCAAGGAATCCGTCATTTATAGTTTAGCGCAAGGATTTCGTTTCATTCGGGCAGATGTGCGTGTGTCCGTAATTGTGATTGTGATTGCTATTGTTCATGTCTTTGTTGGAAGTGTTGTCGTAATCATACCGTTTCTTGCTCAATTATTAGATGGCAATGGGATTAATAACTTGGGATTGTTACAAGCTGCTATTGGTGGGGGGATGATCGTTGGGGCAGGGTATAGTTCGAGGTATTTGCGCAAAAACGTTAGCGAGCTGTACCTATTCTACGCTATCATGTGCATGGGATTAGGGATTCTAGCACTTGGAGCACTGCAGTTACTACACGCCGGATTAGTAGAAATCTATGTATTCGTTTGCATCATAATAGGTAGTTGTATAGCGATTGCAAGCGTGCTTTGGCGTACAATCGCACAGATTTGCATCCCAGTGGAAATATCCGGACGCGTTTTTAGCGTATTTTCTACAACCGGGAATATTTCTTTACCTATTTCAATTGGAATATTTGGTGTGCTTTTGAATTACGTGGCACCTGGATTATTATTTTCTTTTGCAGGTGGTTGCCTAATGGTTTTCGGAGTAGTATTGTTGTATAGTAACCGAAAAAACTTCGGAGGAACTTGTAAAAGAAAAGACCTCATCTAG
- a CDS encoding MerR family transcriptional regulator, which yields MTSTIGKLARKFNLSRSTLLYYDSIGLLSPLKRGNGNYRIYSEEDCKRLEQIANYRQTGLSLEQIKEILDSKKCIAAVSLETKLEEINEEISKLRQQQHFIIKLLQDNRLLERVGIIQKESLTGLMHSAGIDEKAQWRLHNQFEKKFPDKHQEFLQILGLSSEQISKIREWSYKEQDNARLYDHQVDCDNPLK from the coding sequence ATGACATCTACGATTGGTAAATTAGCGAGGAAGTTTAACCTATCACGAAGTACGCTGCTTTATTATGATTCAATCGGCTTGTTATCTCCCCTAAAGAGAGGCAATGGGAATTACCGTATATACTCGGAAGAAGATTGTAAGCGATTGGAACAGATTGCTAACTATCGTCAAACAGGGCTTTCTCTAGAGCAAATAAAAGAGATATTAGATAGCAAGAAATGCATTGCTGCAGTAAGTTTGGAAACGAAATTAGAAGAAATTAATGAAGAAATTTCCAAGTTGAGGCAACAGCAGCATTTTATTATTAAGCTTCTACAAGATAATCGGTTGCTAGAACGGGTGGGGATCATTCAAAAGGAATCACTAACTGGGTTAATGCATTCAGCAGGTATTGATGAGAAGGCGCAGTGGAGGCTACATAATCAGTTCGAAAAAAAATTTCCGGACAAACATCAAGAATTTTTGCAAATCCTTGGATTATCTTCCGAACAAATAAGCAAGATTAGGGAGTGGTCCTACAAGGAACAAGATAATGCTAGGCTATATGACCACCAGGTAGATTGCGATAATCCTTTAAAATAG
- a CDS encoding YciI family protein, with amino-acid sequence MFLIILNYIKPLEYLDELIPAHIEFLDRFYNQEKFLVSGRRNPRVGGVIIAKASREEEVWDIIKQDPFHSNGAAEYEVIEFIPSKYDPRLEGLLS; translated from the coding sequence ATGTTTCTTATAATTTTGAACTACATTAAACCATTGGAGTATCTTGATGAATTAATACCAGCGCATATTGAGTTTCTGGATCGGTTCTATAATCAAGAGAAGTTCCTTGTCTCAGGGCGTAGAAATCCACGAGTTGGTGGAGTTATTATTGCTAAAGCGAGCAGAGAAGAAGAAGTATGGGATATAATCAAACAAGATCCTTTTCATAGTAATGGAGCAGCAGAATATGAAGTGATTGAGTTTATCCCATCCAAATATGATCCACGCTTAGAAGGTCTTTTGAGTTAA
- a CDS encoding PTS system mannose/fructose/sorbose family transporter subunit IID — translation MSKAATILGVTVIGGLVASYIHIEVLSEIAINAEHSVSIQKDFLKKIFPNILPMSYALFMFIS, via the coding sequence ATGTCCAAAGCCGCTACAATCTTAGGGGTAACGGTTATTGGAGGATTAGTAGCCTCTTACATTCACATCGAAGTTTTATCAGAAATTGCAATCAATGCCGAGCATAGTGTATCCATACAAAAAGATTTTTTAAAAAAGATATTCCCGAATATATTACCAATGAGTTACGCACTGTTTATGTTTATCTCTTGA